Genomic window (Candidatus Woesearchaeota archaeon):
ATGAATTGGTTTAGAATTAACTTCTTTTTTCTTCACATTACATATCTCCACATTAAAGTATATAAATCTTCTTTCTGTGTAAAAAGTCGGGGCTTTTAAAGACTTTCTACACAAAGCCAAATTATACAAAAAATTTTTAAATAAGCGCTTATGATTGTAAAAGCCATGGAAAGCATAATACAAAAAATTTTCAAAAGAGGCGGTTCAGAAGAGGCAGGCAGTGATATCTATGACATGATAATAATAGGGGCAGGGCCTGCTGCATTCTCAGCAGCAATATACTCGGCAAGATACAAATTAAAGACGATAATTCTCGGAAAGGAAATCGGGGGAATGATTTCCGAAGCGCCATTGGTGGAAAACTATCCCGGCTTTGAGTCAATAAGGGGGTTTGAGCTCATGCAGAAGTTCAAAGCCCACGCGGAGAAATTCGGGATTGAAATCAGGCAGACAGAGATAGTCGACTTAAAGAAGGGATTCACCCTTTTCATAGTAACAGACCACGAAAACAACAAATACAAGGCAAAAACCATAATCTTTGCAACAGGAACTGAGAAGAGAAAGCTCAATATTCCCGGCGAAGAGGAGTTCTCAGGAAAGGGCATAAGCTACTGCGCAACATGCGATGCCCCATTCTACAAGGACAAGGTTGTGTGCGTAGTTGGAGGAAATGAATCTTCTGTGAAATACGCAATAAAGCTTGCGGAATATGCCTCAAAGGCATACATAATATACCGGGGCGCAGAGGTAAGGGCAGAGCCTGCCCTGATTGAATCAGTCAGAGGCAATGAGAAAATAGAGATAATCACAAACGCAATCCCAACTGAAATAAAAGGAACTGAAAAGGTTGAAAGCATAATCCTTGACAATGGAAATGAGATAAAGACAGACGGGGTTTTCATTGCAATTGGGGGGATTCCATCAAGCATTGTTGCAAAGCAGCTTGGTGTTGATGTTGATGAGAGCGGGCAGATAAAGGTTAATGACGCCCAGGCAACAAACATCAGGGGCATATTTGCTGCAGGCGATGTTACAAACTCGCGGCTTAAGCAGGTTGTTACTGCTGTCGCAGCAGGCGCAGTTGCAGCTGACTCGGCATTCAGGCTCATCAAGGAGAAGCAGTAAATGGCAAAAAATGAATATTCGGACTCTGAAATAATTGTTGTGGAAAAGGCATGCCCGGTCTGCGGCTCTGATGTGAAGGGAAACGAAAAGATGAGGTTCTACTGCAAAAGATGCAACATCCTCTTTGAACGGGGAGAGCTTTCTTCAGGAAAAGAAAGGAATGATGAAGCAGAAGAAAAAACGAAAAGAACAGAAAAGCGCAATGTGCCTGAGAAGGCAAAAGAAGAAGTAAAGATGGAAGAAGAGGAAGAAATATTCATAACATCTGCAAAAGCGAAAAGATACCATGTGAAAAACTGCCCCTTTGCCGGGAAGATAGCAGAGGATAAAAGGATAATTTTCAGAAGCAAGGAAGACGCAAAAAATCAGGGCTATAAGCCGTGCCCCTGCACAAAGAAAAAATCATAAAACTTGTTTTTCTAATATTTTGATATCATCAAAGCCTTGCCTGGTGCTCCCCGTCGCTCTCTACCCCGTAAATGTCAAATACAGTTTTGACAATTGCCGCAACAGAGAAAATTAGAACAATTGCATTCTCGCCAGGGATTCCCAGCGCAAAAAAAGAGCTTTCCCTTCCAAGGTAGATGTTCCTGAGAGAGAGGAAGAATATTGCTGCGAATAACAGAAGCAGGAAAAGCAGAAGCTTTAGTGTCTTTTTCTTGTAATGCTGAATTTTTTCCACCCCCAAAAAAATCTGAATCCTTAAAGCGCAAGGGTAATCCTGTTGATTGCAGAGATTGTCTGAAGGTAAATCCCCGCCTTGTTCTTGTCAAGCTTTGAAACCCTCATAAGTATGTCGCTTATCAGCCCCAACAACTTTTCCTTGGCAAGGTCCTTGTCCTCCACAACAATATCTATTGTTCCTGTTTCCTTGTCATAGTTAGCCCTTTCCTCAAGCTCAATCACCGTCCTTATGATTGCAGGAACTGCATTCCTTTCAACGACAAGGTTTTTTGTGAAGGAATGGCTTCCCATCTGGTCCTCATAGAACACCTCAAAATTCGCGGTATTCTTCGGAGGGATAAAGCCGCGGACATTGACCTTCTTTATCTTAACAAACATAAGCTTCATCTAAACACCTTAGAGATTGCTATTAACTTT
Coding sequences:
- a CDS encoding FAD-dependent oxidoreductase, which produces MESIIQKIFKRGGSEEAGSDIYDMIIIGAGPAAFSAAIYSARYKLKTIILGKEIGGMISEAPLVENYPGFESIRGFELMQKFKAHAEKFGIEIRQTEIVDLKKGFTLFIVTDHENNKYKAKTIIFATGTEKRKLNIPGEEEFSGKGISYCATCDAPFYKDKVVCVVGGNESSVKYAIKLAEYASKAYIIYRGAEVRAEPALIESVRGNEKIEIITNAIPTEIKGTEKVESIILDNGNEIKTDGVFIAIGGIPSSIVAKQLGVDVDESGQIKVNDAQATNIRGIFAAGDVTNSRLKQVVTAVAAGAVAADSAFRLIKEKQ